The following proteins are encoded in a genomic region of Acipenser ruthenus chromosome 4, fAciRut3.2 maternal haplotype, whole genome shotgun sequence:
- the LOC117400717 gene encoding focal adhesion kinase 1-like isoform X13, translating to MRQFDHPHIVKLIGVITENPVWIIMELCTLGELRSFLQVRKYNLDLASLILFAYQLSTALAYLESKRFVHRDIAARNVLVSSTDCVKLGDFGLSRYMEDSSYYKASKGKLPIKWMAPESINFRRFTSASDVWMFGVCMWEILMYGVKPFQGVKNNDVIGRIENGERLAMPHNCPPTLYSLMTKCWAYDPSKRPRFTELKVQLNTILEEEKAQQEERIRMEMRRQVTVSWDSGGPDEAPPKPSRPGYPSPRSSEGFYPSPQHVGQHNHYQVSGYSGSHGMSPMPGSVYPPQASVLDPHDSWNHHRPQDIPMWSPNMEDSGPLDLRGVGQGLPTHLMEERLMMQQQQMEEDQRWLEQEERFLKPDPRNSRGSIDREDGGLQGPTCNQHIYQPIGKPEHVAPPKKPPRPGAPSHLGSLASLNPVDCYNEGVKIQPQEISPPPTANLDRSNDKVYENVTGLVKAVIEMSSKIQPAPPEEYVPMVKEVGLALRTLLATVDETIPVLPASTHREIEMAQKLLNSDLAELINKMKLAQQYVMTSLQQEYKKQMLTAAHALAVDAKNLLDVIDQARLKMIGQAWPH from the exons ATGCGACAGTTTGATCATCCCCACATAGTCAAGCTAATTGGAGTGATAACCGAGAACCCAGTCTGGATCATCATGGAGCTCTGTACACTTGGGGAG CTGCGGTCATTTTTGCAAGTAAGAAAATACAACCTGGACTTGGCCTCCCTGATTCTCTTTGCCtatcagctcagcacagcacTCGCTTACCTAGAAAGCAAACGATTTGTACACAG GGATATTGCTGCTAGAAATGTCCTAGTGTCTTCCACAGACTGTGTGAAGCTCGGAGACTTCGGGCTCTCCAGGTATATGGAAGACAGCTCCTATTACAAAG CTTCCAAAGGGAAACTGCCTATCAAGTGGATGGCTCCAGAATCGATTAACTTTAGACGCTTTACCTCAGCTAGTGACGTGTGGATGTTTG GAGTGTGCATGTGGGAGATCCTGATGTATGGAGTGAAACCCTTCCAGGGTGTGAAAAACAACGACGTGATCGGAAGGATTGAGAACGGAGAGCGCCTGGCCATGCCCCACAACTGCCCCCCCACCCTCTACAGCCTCATGACCAAGTGCTGGGCCTACGACCCCAGCAAGAGGCCCCGCTTCACTGAACTCAAAGTGCAGCTCAA TACAATACTGGAAGAAGAGAAGGcgcagcaggaggagaggattcGCATGGAGATGAGGCGGCAGGTCACAGTCTCGTGGGACTCGGGAGGGCCTGACGAAGCTCCCCCTAAA cccAGCAGGCCAGGCTACCCCAGCCCAAGATCGAGCGAAGGATTTTACCCCAGCCCTCAGCATGTGGGGCAGCACAATCACTACCAG GTTTCTGGATACTCTGGCTCTCATGGGATGTCTCCGATGCCTGGAAGTGTCTATCCACCCCAGGCCTCTGTGCTGGATCCACATGACTCCTGGAACCACCATAGGCCACAGGACATACCCATGTGGTCTCCCAACATGGAG GACTCCGGGCCCCTGGATCTGCGGGGGGTGGGACAGGGGCTCCCCACTCACCTCATGGAGGAGAGGCTGatgatgcagcagcagcagatggAGGAGGACCAGCGCTGGCTTGAGCAGGAGGAGAGGTTTTTG AAGCCAGACCCCAGAAATTCCAGGGGCAGCATTGACCGGGAGGATGGAGGTCTCCAGGGACCG actTGCAACCAGCACATATACCAACCTATAGGCAAACCAG AACATGTTGCTCCACCGAAGAAGCCCCCTCGACCCGGAGCTCCCAGCCATTTAGGAAGCCTTGCCAGCCTGAACCCAGTGGACTGCTACAATGAAGGAGTGAAG ATTCAGCCCCAGGAAATCAGCCCCCCCCCTACGGCTAACCTGGACCGCTCCAATGACAAGGTGTATGAGAATGTGACCGGGCTGGTGAAAGCTGTGATCGAGATGTCCAGTAAAATCCAGCCTGCTCCCCCGGAGGAGTATGTGCCCATGGTGAAG GAGGTTGGACTGGCACTACGGACGCTCCTGGCAACGGTGGATGAAACCATTCCTGTACTGCCAGccagcacacacagagag ATTGAGATGGCCCAGAAGCTCCTGAACTCGGACCTGGCTGAGCTGATCAACAAGATGAAGCTGGCCCAGCAGTATGTGATGACCAGCCTGCAGCAGGAGTACAAGAAGCAGATGCTGACCGCGGCCCACGCGCTGGCCGTCGACGCCAAGAACCTGCTGGACGTCATCGACCAGGCCCGGCTCAAGATGATTGGCCAAGCCTGGCCGCACTAG